From Nocardia sp. NBC_00416:
GCCCGAAACGTCCCAGCCCAAGATGTGCGGCCCCGTTCCGAGGGCCGCCCTGGCGGGGGTAGGGAAACCAGCCCGGGTGCGCAGGTCCAGCGGGTTAATCCCAGCAGCGTGCACCCGAACCAGAACCTCAGTGGGCAGAGGTTCCGGGCGTGGCACCGTCGTCGGCACCAGAACCTCCGGGCCGCCGAAGTCGGTGAAGACCACGGCCCGCATCGCGGAACCGACGTTCTGATCAGACATGTACGACTCTTCCAGTAAGGGCGGCAACAATCCTCGGGCGATCGCAGTGGTGATGCGGTCCACGGTAGGTCGGCACCCTTGGTGACCCGCAAGCACCCTTGCTTCCCTTTGGGTAGAGTCGCAGGCAGGAGGCATCTTTCATGACAACGACACCCGTCGAACCCCTCAGCCGCACCGCAGACGTCTATGCCGCGCTCTGCCCGGCTCGCGACGTCCTGGACGTTCTGTCCGGCAAGTGGTCGGCCCTGGCCATCGGAGCCCTCGAAGAAGGCCCGCGCCGGTTCACCAGCCTTCAGAACTGCCTGCAGGGCGTCAGCCCGAAAGTTCTGACCCGGACCCTGCGCCAACTGGAGGACTACGGGTTCATCACCCGCACTGTGATCGCGCAAGTCCCGGTCCGCGTCGACTATGCCCTCACGGACCTCGGACACGGTGCTGCAGCCCCGCTGGCACACCTGCGTCACTGGGTCGAGACGAACACCCAGATCAGGTAATCCCCGATTTCAGCGTCGGCCTCTCTGGAAGTGCATCGGATGCCAAACAGGCACTCAAGCCGATCAGCGCGTTGCAAGGTTTGCACGACGTGTCTTAATCCTCGCCGCCGTCGTCCTCGTCCAGCTCCGGCGTGTCCGGATCGCGCAGTGGTCGCAGGACGCCAGCGGCCGGGACGCTTGCGGTGAAGCTGTAGCGGCCGAGCAGGTTCAGGTTTCGGTGCTTGAGCGGGGACAGGCGGGTGATGTCCGCGTCGCGGATCTCGTGGCCCTCGGCGCGGAGCTGGGTGACGGCGGCGTCGATGTACTTCGTGGTCCAGAGCACGATGGCGTTGAGGACCAGGCCGAGCGCGCCGAGCTGGTCCTCCATGCCGTCGCGGTACGCCTGGTGGATGGTGCCGCGCTTGCCGTGGCATACGTCCCGGGCGAGCTTGTGGCGGGATTCCTGCACGGTGAGCTGCCGGTTCATCTGCCGGCGGTAGGTGTCGTCGACCGGGTCGACGACGCGCAGCAGGTGTTCGGTCTTGGCGATCCGCCCGTACTCCGCGAACGCGGCGCCCAGCGGGGTGGGGCGGCCGTCGCGGCCGAACATGCGCAGCAGGTCGTAGGCGCGGACCTGGTTGGTGACCAGGGAACCGGCGATCTTCAGCATGTCCGGCCAGTGCGTGATCACCTTGTTCAGGTTCACGCGGTTGCGGGCCAGGTCCTCCACCGCGCCGTACCTGCCGGTTTCGACGCCGGGCATGGTGGCCCGCCAGAACCGCTGATCGTCCAGGTCGCGGAACCGGGGGCTGAAGTTGTAGCCGAGGATCTTGAACAGGCCGAACACCATGTCGGAGTACGAGGCGTTGTCGGTCGCCACCATCTCCGGCTTGACCCCGCCATCGAGGTTCAGCAGGGCGTCCAGGATGTGCAGGGAGTCGCGTGGGGTGCCGGGCACGACCATCTGCCCGATGCCCGCGACCTGGTCGTTGACGGCGTTGAGCCAGGTGATGCCCCGCTTGAACCCGAAGTACTTCGGCGACGGGGCAGCGTTGATGGTGCGCACCGGCACCTGGAAGCGCAGCCCGTCCACGGAGGCGAGTAGTCCGTCGCCCCAGTAACGCACGATCGGGATGCTGGCCTGGGCGGCGATCAGCCGCGCGTTCGCCGCGGCGATGGTGTCGGCGCGCAGGTAGTACTGGTCGACGTTCAGCTTCACCCGCCCGTCGTCCTGGACCTCGATGGAGACCTTCGCCGCCGGCCCCGCATCCTCCAGGCGTTCGGCGAGCTGCTTCCATCCGACGTCCAGGCCCCGCACCAGCTCCGCCAGGTGCTCGGTGACGGGCATGTCCAGGCTCAGGGCCGCCAGGACGTCCTCCTCGACCGCATCCCAGTCGGGCCCGTCCAGCAGGCGGGCCCGCGGGTTGGACCAGCGGTGCGAGGGCGAGGCGAAGACGTCGCGGTTGTTCAAGGCCCGGTGCAGCTACTCCAGCACGCACACCACGTACGCGTCCCGGTCCACCGCGCCCTGCGGCAGATCCGGATTGGCGTACACCGCCTTGCGCCACGCCAGCGGCACGAGCTTGTCGTCGACCTCGCGCGGCAGCAGCGGCTTGACCCCCACCTTCCGCCGGGCCAGCGCCGGAAGACCCCGGACCCCGGCCAGGACGCGTTTCCCGGCGCTCGCCGCGTTCAGAGCCTTCGACTCACCCAGCAACGCGAGGAACGGGCGCACGGTGGCGTACCGGCTCGCGAGCGCGGCCCGCATGGCGACCTCGGCCGAGTTCTCGTCCTCGGGCACCAGGGTCACCACGGTGGCCGCCGCGGTCATCACGGCGGCGCGCGGGGCGACTTCCTCCACAGCTGCCCAGAGCGCGGCCACGTCCAGGTCCGTCTCCTGCTCCTCGGCGAACGTCCCGTACGCCTCGGCCTGCTCATCGCTCAGAAATTCCACCGGCACGAGCCGGACCGTAGCCAGCCCCGGACCGGGCCCGGAGGCGTTTCGCCGAACCCCAGCGGCGAAGTGGATCACTGTGCTAGGCGGCCATGATCGTTCTCACCGATAACCGCCGTACCGATGTTCCCCGAGGCCGTATTCGGCTACTTACAGCTGCACTGACCGGAGGTCGGTCTGGTCGAACAGGGATGTGTGGTCGAAAGATGTTCACCGACGAGCGGTGTCGCCGCCCTCATCGAGATGGCCTGAGCCCAGCAGATAGCTGATGTCGCGATCGAAGGTGAGTTCACGCAGGATCGTGGTCGGCTGCCCGTCCTTCATCCGCCAGATGAAGGTGTAGAGCACCGGGGCGCCGCCCTTGACTCGTCGCATCATGACTGCGGCCTGGTCGCCGAGGTCGGTGGTCGCCGGGAAGGTCACATCGTCGACGGACTCACCGATCTTCCGATCTTGCTCGCGCAGCGCCCGGAAGCGGGCCATGAACTGCTCCTTGGTCAAGGTAACCGTCTGCCCGGCCTGGTCGACCCGCACGTTCTGAAACTCGGGATCGTACAGCCGATCCAGCGCATCCACGTCCATGGCCAATCCGGCGTTCAGGTAGGTCCACATGCTGTCCACGAGTGCCTGATTCACGACAACACCTCTCTATAACGTTGTTATATTCTGCTGAAATATAACACGGTTATATGGTGGTGTCCGTGGATGCAGAGACGATCACCGGCCAGGGCCTGGCGCTGCTGAAGCAGCACGGATTGGCCGGTGTGACCTTCCGCAAGCTCACCGCCGACCTCCAGGTCAAGGCGCCGGCCATCTACTGGCGATTCAAGGACAAGCGCGAGTTGCTGGAAGCCATGGCCGAGGCGATGCTGCAACAGCAGTTCGGCGAGCTGTCGCCGATGCCGCCCGGCCTGGACTGGCGGCCGTGGCTGCGCGAGATGCTGCACTGCCTGCGCCGGGCCATGCTCGCTTACCCCGACGGCGCCCGGGTCGTGGCCGGCGCTCGGCCACCGAATACCCCCACGCTCGCCCGCATCCCCGAATACGGGTTGCGCGCACTGGAAGACAGCGGACTATCCCTGCCGCAGGCGGCCACCGTCATCTACACCGCTGTCCACTACACCTTCGGCCACGTCATCGAGGAACAGGACTCCGTCGACGCCCAGCCCACCGCGGAGTTCGCGCTGGCCTACCCGACCGTGGCCCGCACCATGCACGAGGGCCGCCACGCCGGCCTGACCGCCACGGACATCTTCGACGCCGGTCTGTCCCTGATCATCGGGAATCAGTGAGTATGGCCTGCCGTACTCGATCAGGCTGGCGCCACTCGCCTCGACATCCGTCGGAGACTCACTGCAGACCCGAGTGGCCGCAGCCATGGCCGCGGCACCGTAGACGCGATTCGTATCGGCCTCGCCCCGTGGCCGGTGTGTCCCAGGGGCGCGTCACCGGCTCATGAGAACGGGGTCCGGTGAACTGGTTCGAGTTCACCGGACCCCGCGCCTGCGCCGCCGGGACGAGCCCGGCGGAATGCTAGCCCGTCTGCATCTGGCGGACCTGCTGGCGGACCTGGTGCAGCTGCAGTTCCCACTGCATGGCGCGGTCCTGCGACCGGCTGGACTGCTCCTCGGCCTGCTGGGCGAGCTGGGCGGCCTGATCGGCCTGGTCCTGCGCCGACTGGCACCGCTGGTTGGCCTGGTTGGCCTCGCTCTGGGCCTGCTGCGCCTGTCCCTGGGCGCGGTCGGCTTCGCTCTGAGCCTGCTGCGCCTGGTTCTGCGCCTGTTGTGCCTGCTGGCGGGCCTGTTGGGCCTGCTGGTTGGCCTGGTTGGCCGCATTCTGGGCGACCTGGGACTGGTGCTGGACCTGGCGGGCCTGCTGTTGCACCTGCCGAGCAAGGTTCTGCGCCTGCTGGGCGTACTGCCGAGCGCTCTGCGCTTCCTGCCGGATCTCATCCAGACCCAGCCGCAGCATCTCCAGGTTCTGGATATCCTGGCCGACGCCGTTGTTGCTGGTGCGGGTGGCAGTACTGGTGTCTTGCGCCATCTGAGCATCCTTTCAAAGGGGGGGTTTGAAACGGACCTACTCGTGGAGCGCTCATATCCTCGCACAGGCCGATACCGCACCACCCGTCACGTTTTGAGAAACACGGGGGAAATATTTTCCGGCGGCGCTGCCGGTCGCGGTTATCGGCCGCGACCGGGGTGTGACGGCGTCCGATGCGGTGTCCGTGAGGTCGCCGGATGCCGGACCGAGATCGCACCGTCACCATGGAGCCTGTTCTGTGTTCACAGTCCGAGCTTGGTGACGGCGTTGTCGGCGAGCGGGTCCGCGGTGCGAATGTAGCGGTGCACTGTGCGGGGGTTGCTCCATCGTCCCTGGCGCATGATCTCGCGGTCGGCCGCGCCGCCGAGGGCGGCCTGGGTGGCGAATCCGGCGCGCAGGGAGTGGCCGGAGAACAGTGCGGGGTCGAGTCCGGCCCGGGCGGCGTAGCGTTTGACGATTTCGGCGACTGCCCGCCCGGACAGGGGTGTCGTGCCCAGTCCGCCGTGTCGGTTGATCGCGGGGAACAGGGCTCGGTCGGGGGCGAGGCGGGTGTCGAGGGCGTATCCGTGGCACCGGTGGATGTGGGGGTCGCCGGTGGGAAGGTCGGCGATCCAGTCGCGTACACGCCGCGGGTTTTCGGTGTGTGCGGCGAGTAGGCGCAGCCAGTCGGCGCAGGCGCAGATGGGGCAGGTGGGCGCCTGCCGGCCCCTGGGCAGCGCGACCTGTTGTTCGGTGATGCCGGTGGGGTCGGTTTTGGTGGTGGGCAGGTGGATCACCAGGAGGGGTTCGCCGGTGCCGTGGTCGGTGCCGAACTGGATATCGGCGATCCGCAGTCCGGCGAGTTCGCTGCGGCGCAGTGCTCCGGCGAATCCGAGTAGTAGCAGCAGGGTGTCGCGGCGGCGGGCGGGTTCGCCGGGCCATCCCGGTTCGGGGAGTCCGGCGAGGAGTTCGGTGAGGGTGTGCAGCAGGATGGGCCGTTTGCGGTCGGGGCGGGCGCGGCGGGTGCGGCGGATTCCGCGCAGGGTGAGGCGGACGACGTCGCTGCGGGTGGGTGCGGGTAATCCGTTGGCGGCGTGGACGGCGGCTATGGCGGCGGATTTGCGTTCGAGTGTGGCGGGTCCGTAGGCGTGGCGTCCGTCGGTGGTGCGGGCGTCGGCGGCCGCGGCGAGGTAGACGGCGATGTCGAGGGGGTCGGCGGGGAGGGCGCAGCGGCTTTCGGTGGCGCACCAGGCTGCCCAGGCGATCCAGTCGGTGCGGTAGGCGCGCAGGGTGTTCGGGGATTGGGAGGCGGTGAGGTAGCGGCCGAGCGCGGTGGATTGTTCGGTGTCGAAGCGTTCGCGGACCTGGCGCAGGGCGGCGGTGTCGACGAGAACGCTGGTGACTCCGCGGCGGAGTTCGGTGCGGACGGTGTCGGGCAGTGCGTGGTCGATGTCGAAGTCGGTCAACGGGGCCCCTCGGCAATTAAGTAGCGGAATACGTTTGGTTGGCGCAAACGAAACGAAATGTATTGAAAACGAAGCGGTCTTCTCGAACCCTACCGCCCTAACCTCCGATAATGTTCACTTATCGGAGGTTAGGAACCAGGCGTCTCCGTCGAAGCAATTCGGGCCCAATTGGCATTCCGTTACGTTTAAATACGTAGAACGCCAACGTAATAACGCTACGATTCATCGGTGCCCACAGTCTGCAACTACCCCGGCTGCACCCGCCCGCTCGCTCGCCCTACGGGTCCCGGCCGCCCCTCCGAATACTGCGACCTCCCGGACCACACTCGATGGCGCGCATGGCGTGAACGGCAACGCCTGCAACAGGAGTCCATCACCCCCGCTGAGAACGTCACTGTGACGACCCAGGGTCCGGTGACCACCGCCCGGCTGCGGGCCGACGAGCTGCTCACCCAGTTCCGCACTCTCGCCGACCAGCTCGGCACCACCCTCAACGCCGCGGTCACCGAGATGTCCACTCTCGCCGACCCATCGGCGGCGGAAGCGCAGGTGCAAGCCGTGCAGGCCGATGCGTCGCGCCGGATCGCCGAAGCCGAGATGGCGGCCGCCGCGGCCGAAGGGTCACGCCGTGAAGCGCACGAGGCCCGAACCCTGGCGGAGGAAGCTGCCGAGGACGCCGCGCATACCGCCGAGACCGCGGAAGCGAATATCGCCGAAGCCCGTTCACACACAGCCGCGGCGAGGCGTGACCGCGACGAGGCGCTACGCGAGATCGAAAACGTCACCACCCAGGCCGCCGAGGACGTCTTCGCCGCCCGCACCGCAGCGGAGGAAGAGATCCGGGCCGCCCGTAGCGCGGCCGAGGCCGAGCGAGAACACCTCGAAGAGCGCTGCGCGCAGGAGGTGGCGCGGGCCCAGCGTGACGCCGCGGCCGAGGTCGAGCGAATGCGGCGCGAGTTCACCCAGCGTGAATCCGCCGCTGTCGCCGAACGAGACCTGGCGATACAGCGAGCCGCCGATATCGAACGTGCTCTCGAACGTGCGGAGCAGTCCGCCGCCGAACGCGCGCAGACGGCGCAGGAGATGCGCACGGAACTGCAGCGGTTACGCGCCGAGGCCGACTCGTTCCGTAGCGAACTCGCCGAATCCCGGCGTGGCGCGGCGGCGGACCTTTCCGCGGTCCGCGCCGAGGCCGGGACCCGGTTGGACAAAGCCCGGGAGGAGGCCGCGCAACGGATCGATGCGCTCGAACACGCCCGCGCTCAGACACTGGCCCGCGCCGAACGCGCGGAACGTCAACTCGATGATCTGCTCGCCGATCGACGGCCCCGGGCGGCGCATACGCCGGTCGCCGCCGGCGACGCGAGCTGACGGGGCAGAATCTCCACTATGGCTGTCATCCACCGCACGACTTTGGATCCGTCGAAAATGGAACTGCTGGCCCGCTGGCTACCGAGCCGACCGTGGTATTCCGGCCCCGGTAGGGCGGAGGACCTGCGCCGGGTGGGCGGGTTCCGCCTCGATGACCCGGCGGGCGCGGTGGGAATCGAGCTGTTGGCGGTATTCGATACCGGCAGCGCCGAGCCGATGACCTACTTCGTGCCGCTCGGTTACCGGGAGGGCGAACTGGCGAACGCCGCCGACGGGCTGCTCGGTACCGCCGAGCACGGGGTGTTGGGAACACGCTGGATCTATGACGGCAGCCGTGACCCGGTGGTCGTCGACCGGATGGTGGCGCTGCTGGCCGGCGGTGCCACACCGCAGCACGGCACCGACAGCGACACCCCCGATACGACCGTTCTCGTAGCCGCCGCCGATCTGCCCGCGGGTGGGTCGGCGGCGGTGTCGGCGGCGGAGAACCCGGTGGGCACCGATATCACCGTCGCCGACGGGATGCTGCGGGTGCACCGGGTGCTGGGCCGCGGGGAACCGGTGTTGCGGACCGGTCAGGTTCTGCTGCCCTGGACCGCTCCCGATGGCGCCACAGTACGCAGTGTGGTCCTCTCGGAGCTGCGATAGGGTTCCCCCGCCCCTGAACGCGTTTGGTGGTGTCCCGCCGGTGACCGGCGGGACACCACCAAGCGATTCCTGTGATTACTTCACGTACACGGTGTCGTAGAACTGCAGCGCCGCCGCGATCCCGACCGGGACGCCGATGAGCACAACGCCCGCGGCGACACCCAGGGTGACACCCACGGCCGCGCCGGTGATGCACAGACCGATCGGGCCGGCGAGGAAGGTCGGGACGACCAGCGGCAGCCCGATGACCGCGCCGGCGACACAGCCGAGTGCGCCGCCGATGAGGCTGCCCAGCAGCGTGCCAATACCGGTGGCCAGACCGAATTGGGTGGCCGCGGTGCTCAGGGCGCTGTCGAAATCTTCCGCCGCCACCGGTGCGAGCATGGCGGCGGGGCGGGCCAGAGCAGGATCGGTGCTGGGGGTGAAGGTCGCGGTGTTGCCGTCGACCTGCGCGGCGATCGGCCATTCCTTTCCGTCTTTGAGGTAGGTGAGCGGAAGCCCGGAGACGAGGCGGCCCTGGTCGTCGAGTACCTGGAACTGGTTGCCCTGCACGGTCAGCGACCCGGCGTCGGTGCGGAGTACGACCGAGCCGTCGACGATGCTGGCGGTGTAGTGGATACCGGGCAGGATGTCGGTCTGCAGGGTGGAGCCGTTGTCGGGCGCGGTCGGAACCGGCGCGGCGTAGGCGGTGGCGCTCGTGGCGCCGAGTGCGGCGACGGCGAGCAGGGAAGCGGCGATGTACCGGCGTGTTTGCATGTGTCTACAGCCTTTGTCTTGCACAGCGAATGGACGTCGAGTCACACCTGCACAATCCTCATCCAGGGTGTACTCGCTGGTCCGTACCGGCATACGCACCTGCCAGTTGATGGTCGGCGTGTTGTGTTGCCCGTGGTTACCCGCTGTGTTCCCATCGCGTTAACGTGTTAGCGAATTGTTGTGTGCCCGTTAACTTTGCGCTGCGCCGGTGATCACATCCGCAGGGGCAGACCGGCTTCGATGCGGGCGACTCGGTCGGCGTGGACGATATGGGCGCGTTCGAGCAGCGCGATGAGTCCGGTTTCGCCCTCGCGGATGCGGCGGGTGTATTTGCGCGGGAGCCGCGCGATCGTGCCCTCTTCGCCGATCATCTCGGCGTAGGTGCGTTCCCGCAGCGCCTGGTCGGCTTCGTAGCCGAGGTCGAGGTAGCGGGTGGCGTGCCGGCGGGCGTTGGACACCGCGGTCTGGGCGCGGCCGGCGGGACTGAGCAGGGATACCGCGACGGTCGCCAGCAGCACGACGACGATCACCGCCAGGGAGGCGCCGGTGGAGATTTCGGTGACCGGCACCGGGTCGCCGTGGTTGATGAACGGCACATTGTTCTCGTGCAGTGCCTGCAGCACCAGTTTGACCCCGATGAAGGCGAGGATCGCGGCCAGGCCGTAACCGAGGTAGATGAGCCGGTCCAGGAGTCCTTCGAGGAGGAAGAACAGCTGGCGTAGACCGAGCAGCGAGAACGCGGTCGCGGTGAAGACGATGAAGACGTTCTGGGTGAGGCCGAAAATGGCGGGTATCGAGTCGAGGGCGAACAGGACGTCGGTACCGCCGATGGCGACCATGGCCAGCAGCATCGGTGTCATCCGGCGGCGGCCGTCGATCATGGTGAACAATTTGTCGCCGTCGTAGTTGTCGCTGGTGCGCAGGAATCGGCGGGCCAGCCGGAGCACGATGTTGTCGCCGGCGTGGCTGTCCTCGCTCTCCGGTTTCAGCATGTTCCCGGCGGTGATCAGCAGTGCCGCGCCGAACACGTAGAACACCCAGGAGAACTGGTTGATGAGGGTGGCGCCGACGAATATGAAGCCGGTACGCACCACCAGCGAGAACACGATGCCGACGAGCAGAACTTTCTGCTGGGCGGCGCTGGGCACCCGGAAGGTGGTCATGAGGATGAGGAAGACGAACAGGTTGTCCACCGACAGTGCTTTCTCGGTGATGTATCCGGCGAAGTATTCGACCCCCATGGTGGTTCCGCCGAACCCCCAGACGGCGAATCCGAACGCGACCGCGACACCGATATAGGCGGCCGACCAGACCGCCGCCTCGGTGAGCGAGGGTGTGTGTGCGGTGCGGACATGGAAGAAGAAGTCGAAC
This genomic window contains:
- a CDS encoding winged helix-turn-helix transcriptional regulator, coding for MTTTPVEPLSRTADVYAALCPARDVLDVLSGKWSALAIGALEEGPRRFTSLQNCLQGVSPKVLTRTLRQLEDYGFITRTVIAQVPVRVDYALTDLGHGAAAPLAHLRHWVETNTQIR
- a CDS encoding TetR/AcrR family transcriptional regulator C-terminal domain-containing protein: MDAETITGQGLALLKQHGLAGVTFRKLTADLQVKAPAIYWRFKDKRELLEAMAEAMLQQQFGELSPMPPGLDWRPWLREMLHCLRRAMLAYPDGARVVAGARPPNTPTLARIPEYGLRALEDSGLSLPQAATVIYTAVHYTFGHVIEEQDSVDAQPTAEFALAYPTVARTMHEGRHAGLTATDIFDAGLSLIIGNQ
- a CDS encoding site-specific integrase, which produces MTDFDIDHALPDTVRTELRRGVTSVLVDTAALRQVRERFDTEQSTALGRYLTASQSPNTLRAYRTDWIAWAAWCATESRCALPADPLDIAVYLAAAADARTTDGRHAYGPATLERKSAAIAAVHAANGLPAPTRSDVVRLTLRGIRRTRRARPDRKRPILLHTLTELLAGLPEPGWPGEPARRRDTLLLLLGFAGALRRSELAGLRIADIQFGTDHGTGEPLLVIHLPTTKTDPTGITEQQVALPRGRQAPTCPICACADWLRLLAAHTENPRRVRDWIADLPTGDPHIHRCHGYALDTRLAPDRALFPAINRHGGLGTTPLSGRAVAEIVKRYAARAGLDPALFSGHSLRAGFATQAALGGAADREIMRQGRWSNPRTVHRYIRTADPLADNAVTKLGL
- a CDS encoding maltokinase N-terminal cap-like domain-containing protein — protein: MAVIHRTTLDPSKMELLARWLPSRPWYSGPGRAEDLRRVGGFRLDDPAGAVGIELLAVFDTGSAEPMTYFVPLGYREGELANAADGLLGTAEHGVLGTRWIYDGSRDPVVVDRMVALLAGGATPQHGTDSDTPDTTVLVAAADLPAGGSAAVSAAENPVGTDITVADGMLRVHRVLGRGEPVLRTGQVLLPWTAPDGATVRSVVLSELR
- a CDS encoding TerC family protein; protein product: MSVPALAWVCALALIVALLLFDFFFHVRTAHTPSLTEAAVWSAAYIGVAVAFGFAVWGFGGTTMGVEYFAGYITEKALSVDNLFVFLILMTTFRVPSAAQQKVLLVGIVFSLVVRTGFIFVGATLINQFSWVFYVFGAALLITAGNMLKPESEDSHAGDNIVLRLARRFLRTSDNYDGDKLFTMIDGRRRMTPMLLAMVAIGGTDVLFALDSIPAIFGLTQNVFIVFTATAFSLLGLRQLFFLLEGLLDRLIYLGYGLAAILAFIGVKLVLQALHENNVPFINHGDPVPVTEISTGASLAVIVVVLLATVAVSLLSPAGRAQTAVSNARRHATRYLDLGYEADQALRERTYAEMIGEEGTIARLPRKYTRRIREGETGLIALLERAHIVHADRVARIEAGLPLRM